CATTCACCTGCTTGATGACACTGCAAATTTCATCAATTTCCTTTGTGGTTCCGGAAGTGGTCACCTGAACCTCATTGATCTGATTCTTAATGTCGAAGGTCGCTTCGGCTGTCTGCTTGGCCAGCTCCTTGATTTCATTGGCAACCACGGCAAAACCTTTGCCTGCCTCTCCGGCCCGTGCTGCCTCAATTGTGGCATTGAGGGCCAGCAGGTTGGTCTGCTCCGAAATTTCCGTGATAGTTTCCGTAACTTTGTTGATCGCCTGGGCCGCAATCGACAGCTCACTGATTTTTTCAGATGTGCTTTCCGCCTGTTTAACAGCTTGTTCTGATATGTCCCTGGCCTGCTCTGAATTGGCTGCAATCTCACTGATTGTCGCTGTCATCTCTTCTGCAGCACTGGCCACCATTGTCGTATTTGTAGTCGATTCCTCCATCCCTGCGGCAACGCTGTTCAGGTTTGAGCTCATTTCTTCTGCCGCGACGGCAACACTGTCTGAAAGTTGAGATGTCTCACTGGCATTGTCATGCAGTTCTCGGGAGATGGTTGAAAGACCGGTTGCTGACTGGGCCACTTTCTTGCTGTCGTCGGCAATCTGGGAGATGATTTTTTGAAGTTTTTCAATAAAGACATTAAACCAGGTTGCCATTTCACCAACTTCCTGTATTGGTGCCACGGGTAGCCGCATGGTAAGATCACCTTCGCCCTCGGCAATATCTTTCAGGCCGGCAACTGCCTGGTTGATTGGCCGGATAAGAGCTTTGGAGGCGAAATAGATGAGGGTGGAAATCAGCAGAAGAGATATGGCCCCGATTCCCATGGTGCTGTTTCTGATGGTTGTTGCTGCTCCAAGCAGTTCGTCCTGGTTCTGGGTTATCCCAACGCTCCAGCCTGTGGTTTTAATGGGAGCGTAGCCAGCAATTTTTTTGGTATTTTTAAATTTATACTGATCTATACCACTTTTCCCGGCCAGCATGTTCCGGGTGATTGTTTCCATTCCTTTTAACGTGTTCAGATCGAGGTTGAGTATGAATTTTTCCTTCGGATGAGCAATAATGATGCCGGAGCTGTTGATCATAAAAGCGTAGCCGGTTTTTCCGACAGTCTTGCTTGAAACCAGTTGAGTCAGGGTGGTAGCTTTCATGGGCATGCCGAAAATTCCGAGAAACTCACCGGAATCGGAGAGAATGGGAGCGCAGACAACGGAAATGAGAACTCCCGTGGACTTGGAGCGGACCACATTACCAACCACCGCATTCAGGCTCTGTTTTGCCTGTTTGAAATACCCCCTGGTAGAGACATCAGAGCCCTTGTATTCCTTTCCTCCGGATCTTTCACCGGTATATAGTTTGCCGTTGACGTCGGTTACAAAAATACCGAGATAATTCGAGCCCAGGTGTTTATACTTGTTCTTCATATCGGCTCGAAGAATTTTTATATCTTCTGCTGTTCCAGCGATTCCGTTGTTTTTTACCTTCTGCGCAACTGAACGGACAAGGCTGTCTGATGCGAGGGCCAGTACAATTTTTTTCTCTTCAATGAGGATATGTTCCACCAACGTTGCCAGATCTTCAGCTCCCGACCGGGCATTGGATGTCGCAAGGTGTTCAAGAGCTCTGGATGCTTTGTTGGTTGAAAGATAGCCGACAACAAGAAGAGGGAGGATTACGGCAATACAACCTCCGGCAATAAGACGGAATCCAATAGATTTAGTATTCATAGTCAGTGTATAGTGTAATAATTTTATAAACTGCCAGAACCGGATATCCGGGTAACGGCGATTTCATTGATTAATTGTTTATGGGCATGAGACGGAAATTTTCCAACTCGTGCTCCGGGTCTGCGCTTCCGATAGCCTGCATTTCCAATCAGTTCAGGCGGTGTCAGCTTCAAAGGCCTTGGAGTCTACGCGTATCTGAACTCGAAAAGAAGCCATTTGTGGACAGTCACTAGTTAATGGTATGAAAAAAAACAGGCCCGAGTCAAGGGAGAACAGAAAAGAATTTTAGAGTATATCTCTTCTGTTTTTCTCACTATAGCGGAAGTTTTGTCAGGTTTTTCAGTAAGCAAAGATGGAAGCCAGAGAAATGGTTCAGGGAGGTTTGAATGTCTATTAAGGCACTTGCATTGGATTTATACCGTGCTCATAAGGTGGTAGGTGAGCTCAGGAAGACTCTGGAAAAAGCGTCTGCCGATGAGCAGGAATTATTGAAAAATGAACTGAAAAAAGCAGAAAACGAATACCGGATACTTCGGAATATGCTTGATGGAGAAAAAGACACGGCCTCTTCAAGGAAGCGATTTTCACGTTTTTCCAGTTTTGGGTAAGCCTGGTTTTTCATCGGACCTCGTCACTGTTTACATAGGCATAGGCACTGTGTTTATGTATGGATTCAAAACTTTCAACACCGGCTGAAAACCAGGTAATTTTCTGGTTCTCCAGGGCTGAGACAGCAACTTTTCTGACCACGTCTTCTACAAACATGGGGTTGTTAAAGGCTTTTTCCGTCACGTATTTTTCATCCGGTCGTTTCAAAAGCGCGTACACTTCGCATGAAGCTGATTCTTCAACCATTGTTATCAGGTCTTCTGCCCAGATAAAACTGTTGAATTTTACATTGAGGGTAATTTCGGCCCGCTGGTTGTGGGCACCGTCCTTACTGATTTCCTTTGAACAGGGACAGAGTGTTGTTACCGGAACACGGACACTTAAAATAAAGCCTTCGTCCTCTCCGATGCCCCCGGAGAAGGTGCAACTGTACTCCATCAGGCTGTGGGTATTGCTTATGGGAGCCTTTTTCTTTATAAAATAGGGGAATGACATTTCCAAGCGTACACTTTTTGCCTGGAGTTTTTCCTTTACTTCAGAAAGAATGGATGAAAAACTGGTGACGGAGATTTCTCCAAGGGATTCGTTGAGAATAGACAGAAACGTTTCCACACAGTTTTCCGTCTGTTCTTCTTCGAGCCGGGCCTGCATGCAGATTGTCGCGATTGTGTTTTGCAGGTTACCGCTTTTTTCCTTTACCCGTACGGGAGTTTTTATATCTTTTAAACCGACAGTTTGAATGTGCATATTCCTATTCCAAAATCTGGTTTATTGCAGGTGCTGGCTCGACAGTGGTTTTAAAATCCATATTCTGTTCTGAGTGATTTGTACCCTTTTTCATCATCTTCGACAACAGGCTTTTATTTTTCATCAAATATGTGTACTTTTGCAATCTCCGGCAAACAAAAAAACTCTTCATTTTTCTTCAATCCAATGAAAAAAACTCAACCGGATACAGTTAGATTGGATAAATGGCTCTGGGCAGCCAGGTTTTTTAAGACGCGCTCACTTGCCGCAAAGGCTGTAAACGGCGGTAAGGTCCATCTGAACGGAGCCAGAACCAAGGCTGCCAGGGCGGTGAAGGCCGGAGATGATCTCTTTATTACCCGTGGCGGAGTGGAATTCAAGGTAAAGGTTCTTGGCCTCTCCCTCTACAGGCGACCGGCGGTGGAGGCACGTCTGCTTTATGAGGAATATGAGGAAAGCATCAAGGCACGAGAGGAAAAAAGGGAGTTACGGCGCATGTTTAACGCAGGTTTCTCCTCACCGTCTAAAAAACCGGGTAAACGTGATCGCAGGAAAATAAAGGAGTTTGTCAGGAAGGGGTAGGAATATTACTCTATTGCCACAGGAAACGAACCAGAAAGGGGCATGAAGAGGATGCTCTGTTTTGGGGAGAGAGACGAATATATTGGAGAAAACTATGAAAAAGATAGAAAGGGCCTTGATCAGTCTCACTGATAAATCGGGAATCGAAGGCTTTGCGACCGAACTCGTCGAATTGGGCATTGAACTGCTTTCCACGGGAGGAACAGCAAAAAAACTGCGGGACAGCGGACTGACCGTTATGGATGTTTCCGAGTTTACCGGTTTTCCTGAAATGCTTGACGGGCGGGTAAAAACCCTCCATCCACTGGTGCATGGCGGTATTCTCAACCAGCGGGAAAATGAGGAACATCGGAAACAGTGCGCAGAACACGGAATTAAAAATATCGATATCATCGCCGTCAATCTCTATGCCTTTGAAAAAACAGTGGCGGATCCGAACTGCAGTCTGGCGGATGCCATTGAAAATATCGACATTGGCGGTCCCACAATGCTGCGGGCGGCAGCCAAGAATTTCAATGATGTTACAGTTATTGTCGATCCGGCGGATTACCCTGTGGTGTTGCAGGAGATTAAAGAGGGCGGCAATACAACATTGAAGACAAGATTCAGGCTGGCGGCCAAGGTGTTTGCGCTCACCTCTAAATACGATACGGCCATTTCAGCCTGGCTCGACAAGGTAGATGTGGATAGCAACAGTTACTTTTCCGGAGAATAATCATGCAGAAAATGGCGGTTTTGCTTTCGGGTAGCGGGCGGACACTGGACAATTTTCACAGCCGCATACAGGAGGGGAGCCTGGCCGGGGAAATTCAGGTGGTCATATCCAATGTGAAGGATGTTCTCGGTTTGCAGAAGGCAGTTAATTACGGTTACCCGGCTTTTCATGCGGCAGATAATGATGAGATCAACAGGATCCTGGCCGACTATGAGATCGATATCATCTGCCTGGCCGGTTACCTTAAACTGTATAGTCCTCCGGAAAAATTGAAACGGGCTGTAATCAATATTCATCCCTCGCTTATCCCTTCTTTCTGCGGTGATGGTTATTACGGGAATATTGTTCACCGGGCAGTGAAAGCAAGGGGCTGTACGGTAAGCGGCTGCACGGTTCACTTTGCCGATGAAAATTATGATGAAGGACCGATCATCCTGCAGAAAACGGTCGAAGTCGGCTATAATGATGATATTGACACCATCGCCACTACAGTTTTTGCAGCGGAATGTGAGGCCTTTCCGGAGGCGATAAACAGGGTGAATGAGATGGGTATTGATTTCTTCTGGGACAGGGTGGCCAAGTGAGTTCTGACAGAGAGATCAAAAGAAAAACAATCTTGACGGAAAAAGACATTGACCTGGCTGTTCAGCGGATTGGTCTGCAGATCCTGGAGAGGAATCACGACTGTAGTGCCCTTGCCCTTGTCGGTATCCATACCTGCGGGGTTGACCTTGCCCGTCGACTCCTTGATTTCATTGAAAAACAGAGCGAGGTCCAGCTCGGCTTCGGTACGCTGGATATCAATCTCTACCGGGACGACTGGAGCCTGATGAGTCAGAATCCGGTGGTCAAGACAACTGATATCGGCTTTGACGTGGATAATGCTGATATTATACTGGTTGATGATGTCATTTTTACAGGTCGTACTATCCGGGCTGCCATGGACGCCATTATGGATTACGGCCGTCCCAACAGTGTTCAAC
The DNA window shown above is from Desulfomarina profundi and carries:
- a CDS encoding methyl-accepting chemotaxis protein — protein: MNTKSIGFRLIAGGCIAVILPLLVVGYLSTNKASRALEHLATSNARSGAEDLATLVEHILIEEKKIVLALASDSLVRSVAQKVKNNGIAGTAEDIKILRADMKNKYKHLGSNYLGIFVTDVNGKLYTGERSGGKEYKGSDVSTRGYFKQAKQSLNAVVGNVVRSKSTGVLISVVCAPILSDSGEFLGIFGMPMKATTLTQLVSSKTVGKTGYAFMINSSGIIIAHPKEKFILNLDLNTLKGMETITRNMLAGKSGIDQYKFKNTKKIAGYAPIKTTGWSVGITQNQDELLGAATTIRNSTMGIGAISLLLISTLIYFASKALIRPINQAVAGLKDIAEGEGDLTMRLPVAPIQEVGEMATWFNVFIEKLQKIISQIADDSKKVAQSATGLSTISRELHDNASETSQLSDSVAVAAEEMSSNLNSVAAGMEESTTNTTMVASAAEEMTATISEIAANSEQARDISEQAVKQAESTSEKISELSIAAQAINKVTETITEISEQTNLLALNATIEAARAGEAGKGFAVVANEIKELAKQTAEATFDIKNQINEVQVTTSGTTKEIDEICSVIKQVNEIIATISTSVGEQSAATGEIATNISQASQGLGEVNENVNQISVVADSIARDITSVNTSSTHISASSGEVKTSADTLHDLSSRLTTIVNNFKV
- the folE2 gene encoding GTP cyclohydrolase FolE2 — translated: MHIQTVGLKDIKTPVRVKEKSGNLQNTIATICMQARLEEEQTENCVETFLSILNESLGEISVTSFSSILSEVKEKLQAKSVRLEMSFPYFIKKKAPISNTHSLMEYSCTFSGGIGEDEGFILSVRVPVTTLCPCSKEISKDGAHNQRAEITLNVKFNSFIWAEDLITMVEESASCEVYALLKRPDEKYVTEKAFNNPMFVEDVVRKVAVSALENQKITWFSAGVESFESIHKHSAYAYVNSDEVR
- a CDS encoding RNA-binding S4 domain-containing protein, whose product is MKKTQPDTVRLDKWLWAARFFKTRSLAAKAVNGGKVHLNGARTKAARAVKAGDDLFITRGGVEFKVKVLGLSLYRRPAVEARLLYEEYEESIKAREEKRELRRMFNAGFSSPSKKPGKRDRRKIKEFVRKG
- the purN gene encoding phosphoribosylglycinamide formyltransferase produces the protein MQKMAVLLSGSGRTLDNFHSRIQEGSLAGEIQVVISNVKDVLGLQKAVNYGYPAFHAADNDEINRILADYEIDIICLAGYLKLYSPPEKLKRAVINIHPSLIPSFCGDGYYGNIVHRAVKARGCTVSGCTVHFADENYDEGPIILQKTVEVGYNDDIDTIATTVFAAECEAFPEAINRVNEMGIDFFWDRVAK
- the pyrR gene encoding bifunctional pyr operon transcriptional regulator/uracil phosphoribosyltransferase PyrR, which codes for MSSDREIKRKTILTEKDIDLAVQRIGLQILERNHDCSALALVGIHTCGVDLARRLLDFIEKQSEVQLGFGTLDINLYRDDWSLMSQNPVVKTTDIGFDVDNADIILVDDVIFTGRTIRAAMDAIMDYGRPNSVQLAVLVDRGGRELPIQPDYTGMCVSVRNRERIQVSFAESGTFCEVSVES